In a genomic window of Methylovirgula sp. 4M-Z18:
- a CDS encoding DUF2842 domain-containing protein: MHNRFRKLFGAVAIVLFVIVYSLIALVLAQSPLVQSWPKWLQIPVYALLGLGWILPVMPVIRWMETAKTPRNT, from the coding sequence ATGCACAACCGCTTCCGCAAACTGTTCGGCGCGGTCGCGATCGTGCTGTTCGTCATCGTCTATTCGCTGATTGCGCTCGTCCTGGCGCAATCACCATTGGTGCAAAGCTGGCCGAAATGGCTGCAGATTCCCGTCTACGCCCTGCTCGGCCTCGGCTGGATCCTGCCGGTCATGCCGGTCATCCGGTGGATGGAAACGGCCAAGACACCACGCAACACCTAG
- a CDS encoding COX15/CtaA family protein — MSAIAGSVQAKATRSVDGKAVQIWLWCIAAMIFAIVVVGGATRLTESGLSITEWKPISGVIPPLSADAWAAEFERYKQIPQYSKIFPDMDVDGFKFIFYWEWSHRLLARTIGLVALLPLLWFWFRGQLSRQLLPKAVLIPVLIGCEGLLGWFMVMSGLADRTEVSQYRLAAHLLLASFTFGYVTWLATGLIAKARQPERQSAFVRHFASVVLVLVFVQIGLGALVAGLRAGLTYNTWPMMDGHFVPPTEYLTSLAPAWRNLFENVVTVQFQHRMIAYLVVILAICQAFAAYGLGNGAKVQRRAVAVAGLALVQAAIGIVTLVLAVPLGAGLLHQAFAMVLFAMCVVHRRLSAR; from the coding sequence ATGAGTGCGATAGCCGGCAGCGTTCAAGCCAAAGCCACCCGAAGCGTGGACGGCAAGGCCGTGCAAATCTGGCTGTGGTGCATCGCGGCCATGATCTTTGCCATCGTGGTTGTCGGCGGCGCGACCCGGCTCACGGAATCGGGCCTATCGATCACCGAATGGAAGCCGATTTCCGGCGTCATCCCGCCCTTGAGTGCCGACGCCTGGGCGGCGGAATTCGAACGCTACAAGCAGATTCCGCAATATTCCAAGATCTTCCCCGATATGGACGTGGATGGGTTCAAGTTCATTTTCTATTGGGAATGGAGTCATCGCCTGCTGGCCCGCACCATCGGCCTCGTCGCCCTGCTGCCGCTGCTGTGGTTTTGGTTCCGCGGCCAGCTCTCGCGGCAATTGCTGCCCAAGGCGGTCCTGATCCCGGTGTTGATCGGCTGCGAAGGCCTGCTCGGCTGGTTCATGGTGATGTCGGGCCTCGCGGACCGGACAGAGGTCTCGCAATACCGGCTGGCCGCGCATTTGCTGCTCGCCTCCTTCACGTTCGGCTATGTGACTTGGCTTGCGACCGGCCTGATCGCCAAGGCGCGCCAGCCCGAGCGTCAGTCGGCCTTCGTGCGGCACTTCGCCAGTGTCGTGCTGGTGCTGGTCTTTGTGCAGATCGGCCTTGGTGCGCTGGTTGCCGGTTTGCGGGCCGGGCTGACCTATAACACCTGGCCGATGATGGACGGGCATTTCGTGCCACCGACGGAATACCTCACTTCGCTCGCACCGGCGTGGCGGAACCTGTTCGAGAATGTCGTGACCGTGCAATTCCAGCACCGTATGATCGCCTATCTGGTCGTCATCCTCGCGATCTGTCAGGCGTTTGCCGCATACGGCCTTGGCAACGGGGCGAAGGTGCAGCGCCGCGCCGTCGCGGTGGCCGGTCTAGCGTTGGTGCAGGCCGCGATCGGTATTGTGACGCTGGTATTGGCGGTGCCGCTCGGGGCCGGCCTGCTGCATCAGGCCTTCGCCATGGTGCTGTTCGCCATGTGTGTCGTGCATCGACGTTTGAGCGCTCGCTAA
- the aspA gene encoding aspartate ammonia-lyase has product MSTDSATRREHDLLGDRDVPANVYWGVHTLRATENFPITGVSIGRVPEFVRALVLVKKAAALANAELGDLDARRAQAIVQACDEINGGALHDQFVVDVIQGGAGTSSNMNANEVIANRALEILGHPKGDYKELHPNNHVNMAQSTNDVYPTAIKLGLTFAIHDLLKVMGELRGAFAAKAEEFADVLKMGRTQLQDAVPMTLGQEFSTYAVMLGEDESRLAEATALINEINLGATAIGTGINTDPEYARIVCAKLIEVSGIHVMTAGNLIEATQDTGSFVQLSGVLKRIAAKISKICNDLRLLSSGPQAGLNEIKLPEKQAGSSIMPGKVNPVIPEVVNQVAFEVIGNDIAVTMASEAGQLQLNAFEPIMGWSLFKSLKHLKAAFVTLRINCVEGITANKEALAAKVRSSAGLATALNPYLGYENATMIAREAMRTGRPVPDLVLEHGLMDKAKLDSVLSPDALTRPGHHAK; this is encoded by the coding sequence ATGAGCACCGACAGCGCCACCCGCCGCGAGCACGATCTCTTGGGCGACCGCGACGTTCCCGCCAATGTCTATTGGGGCGTGCATACGCTGCGCGCGACCGAGAATTTTCCCATCACCGGCGTGTCGATCGGCCGCGTGCCGGAATTCGTACGGGCGCTGGTGCTGGTGAAGAAGGCTGCGGCGCTCGCCAATGCCGAACTCGGCGATCTCGACGCGCGCCGGGCGCAGGCGATCGTCCAGGCCTGCGACGAAATCAATGGCGGCGCGCTGCATGATCAATTCGTGGTCGATGTCATTCAGGGCGGTGCCGGCACGTCGAGCAACATGAATGCCAATGAGGTCATCGCCAATCGGGCACTCGAAATCCTCGGCCATCCGAAAGGCGACTACAAGGAGCTGCACCCGAACAATCACGTCAACATGGCGCAAAGCACCAATGACGTCTATCCGACGGCGATCAAGCTCGGCCTGACCTTCGCGATCCACGATCTTCTGAAAGTCATGGGCGAGCTGCGTGGCGCTTTCGCCGCCAAGGCGGAGGAATTCGCCGATGTGCTGAAAATGGGCCGCACCCAATTGCAGGACGCGGTGCCGATGACGCTGGGGCAAGAATTCTCGACCTACGCGGTCATGCTCGGCGAGGACGAAAGCCGGCTTGCCGAGGCGACCGCGCTGATCAACGAAATCAATCTCGGCGCGACGGCGATCGGCACCGGCATCAACACAGACCCGGAATATGCGCGCATCGTGTGCGCCAAGCTGATCGAAGTATCCGGCATTCACGTCATGACGGCGGGCAATCTGATCGAGGCGACGCAGGACACCGGCTCCTTCGTCCAATTGTCCGGCGTGCTGAAGCGCATCGCGGCGAAGATTTCCAAGATTTGCAACGATTTGCGGCTGCTGTCTTCCGGGCCGCAGGCCGGCCTGAACGAAATCAAGCTGCCGGAGAAGCAGGCGGGCTCGTCGATCATGCCGGGCAAGGTCAATCCGGTCATTCCAGAAGTGGTCAACCAGGTGGCGTTCGAAGTGATCGGCAACGACATTGCTGTCACCATGGCCTCCGAGGCCGGCCAACTGCAGCTCAACGCCTTCGAGCCGATCATGGGCTGGAGCCTGTTCAAGAGCCTGAAGCACCTCAAGGCGGCGTTCGTGACCCTGCGTATCAATTGCGTCGAGGGGATTACGGCCAACAAGGAGGCCTTGGCGGCGAAAGTGCGCAGTTCGGCTGGTCTTGCGACGGCGCTCAATCCCTATCTCGGCTATGAGAACGCGACCATGATCGCCCGAGAGGCGATGCGCACCGGGCGTCCCGTGCCGGATCTCGTGCTGGAACACGGCCTGATGGACAAGGCCAAACTCGACTCGGTGCTGAGCCCGGATGCTTTGACAAGGCCGGGCCACCACGCAAAATAG
- a CDS encoding enoyl-CoA hydratase/isomerase family protein codes for MHDSASEPEVICEKRGHAGVITMNRPKALNALTLTMVRDMAQALDEWELDPSVRHIVLTGAGGKAFCAGGDIRKLYDLGKVGRQQEAVRFWREEYILNHRIKTYSKPYVSLIDGICMGGGAGVSLPGSYQVAGDNYLFAMPEVGIGFFPDVGASYFLPRLPDHSGFWLALTGGRIRLADAMALGLAGHYVPTAKFPALFDALAAAKDVGSTIAAFAEKPPGSTLRDDCRQIEAVLSLHDGSKIVEQLEGDEASSLEFARKTAATIRTKSPMSLAITLAQMHRGKGLASFADVMKMEFRIVSRICHGHDFYEGIRAVLVDKDNAPHWQPASFDAVDPAAVDAHFASLGDDELVFPVR; via the coding sequence ATGCACGACAGCGCCAGCGAGCCGGAAGTCATTTGCGAGAAGCGCGGGCACGCGGGCGTCATCACCATGAACCGGCCCAAGGCGCTGAATGCACTGACCCTGACGATGGTGCGCGACATGGCGCAGGCGCTCGACGAATGGGAGCTTGACCCATCCGTCCGCCACATCGTGCTGACGGGGGCGGGCGGGAAGGCGTTCTGCGCCGGCGGCGACATCCGCAAGCTCTACGATCTGGGCAAGGTCGGCCGGCAGCAGGAGGCGGTGCGCTTCTGGCGCGAGGAATATATCCTCAATCACCGCATCAAGACCTATTCCAAACCCTATGTCTCGCTCATCGACGGCATCTGCATGGGCGGCGGGGCCGGCGTGTCGCTGCCGGGCTCGTACCAAGTGGCTGGGGACAATTATCTCTTCGCCATGCCCGAGGTCGGTATCGGCTTCTTTCCGGATGTCGGCGCCAGCTATTTCCTGCCGCGGCTACCCGATCACTCCGGCTTCTGGCTGGCGCTCACCGGTGGTCGGATCAGATTGGCCGACGCCATGGCCCTTGGCCTCGCCGGCCATTACGTCCCGACGGCAAAGTTTCCCGCCCTGTTCGACGCCCTGGCGGCGGCAAAGGATGTGGGCAGCACGATTGCCGCCTTTGCGGAAAAGCCGCCCGGTTCGACTTTGCGCGATGATTGCCGGCAGATCGAGGCCGTTCTGTCGTTGCATGACGGGTCGAAAATTGTCGAGCAACTGGAAGGTGATGAAGCATCTTCCTTGGAATTCGCACGAAAGACAGCGGCGACCATCCGGACAAAATCGCCGATGAGTCTCGCCATCACCTTGGCGCAAATGCACCGCGGCAAGGGGCTGGCGTCCTTCGCCGATGTGATGAAAATGGAGTTCCGCATCGTCTCGCGCATCTGCCACGGCCACGATTTCTACGAGGGGATCCGCGCCGTCCTGGTCGATAAGGACAATGCGCCCCACTGGCAGCCGGCAAGTTTCGACGCCGTCGATCCGGCGGCGGTCGACGCGCATTTTGCCTCGTTGGGTGACGACGAGCTTGTATTTCCCGTCCGGTGA
- a CDS encoding DUF6163 family protein produces MKTQKAPSRVHIESQPLAAIALKRPKAAASRWGFWLIVFMRVLSVLWIAQGLYAWMLILAPQYAGQPDFQLVPDARAGSIIFFCVIDLIAAVGLWLTAAWGGVLWLFDALAKSVLAITMPLLIRGGLTMPIATFVLLTAYFVLNFLAAREGDR; encoded by the coding sequence ATGAAGACTCAGAAAGCGCCGAGCCGCGTCCATATCGAAAGCCAGCCGCTCGCTGCCATCGCCCTGAAACGGCCTAAGGCCGCCGCGTCACGCTGGGGGTTCTGGCTGATCGTGTTCATGCGCGTCCTGTCGGTTCTGTGGATCGCGCAAGGGCTTTATGCCTGGATGCTTATTCTTGCCCCGCAATATGCCGGTCAACCGGACTTCCAGCTCGTGCCGGATGCCCGCGCCGGCAGCATCATCTTCTTCTGCGTCATCGACCTAATCGCCGCGGTCGGGCTATGGCTCACGGCTGCCTGGGGCGGGGTGCTCTGGCTGTTCGATGCGCTCGCCAAATCCGTGCTGGCGATCACGATGCCGCTGTTGATCCGCGGCGGCCTCACCATGCCGATCGCGACGTTCGTGCTGCTCACCGCCTATTTCGTGCTGAATTTCCTGGCTGCGCGGGAAGGGGATCGTTAA
- a CDS encoding VOC family protein → MAHSGSNHKIDYIELAVADIGRSRQFYGAAFGWTFTDYGPDYCEFNDGRLRGGFTTFGAPKPGGPLIVLYADDLEDAERRTKVAGADIVKPIFAFPGGRRFHFTDPDGYELAVWSAQ, encoded by the coding sequence ATGGCGCATAGCGGCAGCAACCATAAGATCGACTATATCGAACTCGCCGTCGCGGATATTGGCCGCTCGCGCCAATTCTACGGTGCGGCGTTCGGCTGGACGTTCACCGATTACGGTCCGGACTATTGCGAATTCAACGACGGCCGGCTGAGGGGCGGCTTCACAACGTTCGGTGCGCCCAAGCCCGGCGGGCCACTCATCGTGCTTTATGCCGATGATCTGGAAGATGCCGAGCGGCGGACCAAGGTTGCGGGGGCGGACATCGTCAAACCGATCTTCGCCTTCCCCGGCGGGCGGCGATTCCACTTTACCGATCCGGACGGCTACGAACTCGCCGTCTGGTCGGCGCAGTAA
- a CDS encoding FecR family protein — translation MRRPSRLSLLLFMCLLAGAARADESIGTATKVQPSASGTGAGHAGTLNTGDALGADEVIETKPSGLAHLRFVDNTDLSVGPGSSIKLDKFVFNTQQTASDFALSTTKGVFRFTTGVSDHKAYSIKIPDVAVIGVRGTRFTFEVHSGHLGLDVEQGIVVVCRPDGTQCVEVRPRQHVSASVNVPPHIDRGSTPPRRREGRLPPPPPGPDGGDDGGPVYGNGYGPPVRGGYGPPLGGIPGGRWFGPGGRWFGGRGHGYDGGGRRGGEGGRGMGGWGRGDRGGPGRRMPYPDYPNGR, via the coding sequence ATGCGCCGCCCATCCCGCCTCTCCCTTCTCCTGTTCATGTGCCTCCTGGCAGGAGCCGCCCGGGCGGACGAGTCGATCGGAACGGCGACGAAGGTGCAGCCGAGCGCCTCGGGTACGGGCGCCGGCCACGCGGGCACGCTGAATACCGGCGACGCTTTGGGTGCCGATGAGGTCATTGAAACCAAACCGAGCGGCCTCGCCCATCTGCGTTTCGTCGACAATACCGATCTGTCGGTCGGGCCCGGTTCCTCGATCAAACTTGATAAGTTCGTCTTCAACACGCAACAGACAGCAAGCGATTTCGCCCTCTCGACCACCAAGGGCGTGTTCCGCTTCACCACCGGCGTGTCCGATCACAAGGCCTACAGCATCAAGATCCCCGACGTGGCCGTGATCGGCGTGCGCGGAACCCGATTCACTTTCGAGGTCCATTCGGGGCACCTTGGCCTCGATGTCGAGCAAGGCATCGTCGTCGTCTGCCGCCCCGACGGCACTCAGTGCGTCGAAGTGCGACCGCGCCAGCATGTCTCTGCCAGCGTAAATGTTCCGCCCCACATCGACCGCGGCTCCACCCCGCCTCGGCGGCGCGAGGGCCGCTTGCCCCCGCCACCTCCTGGCCCCGACGGCGGCGATGATGGCGGCCCAGTCTATGGCAACGGCTATGGACCGCCCGTCCGCGGCGGCTACGGACCTCCTCTTGGCGGCATCCCCGGCGGACGCTGGTTCGGCCCTGGCGGGCGATGGTTCGGCGGCCGTGGGCACGGGTATGATGGCGGCGGCCGGCGCGGCGGCGAAGGCGGCCGTGGCATGGGCGGATGGGGTCGCGGCGATCGCGGTGGCCCGGGACGCCGCATGCCCTATCCCGATTACCCGAATGGCCGGTAA
- a CDS encoding L,D-transpeptidase family protein: MSLLFAGSAFAAPLDPSADGQAEWAQNYDTAQNLAVQRSTTPLLSQQTYTATEAAIERYKQIQAQGGWGTVPGGPGLKLGTKGQPVVALRNRLIASGDLTSEAGTSPIFDSFVDAGLKRFQTRHGITASGVVTDETLTELNVPIDLRIRQLETNLVRLKAFTGNLGARYVAANIPAAAVETVENDVVQTHHIAGVGRIDRQSPVMNTKAIDINFNPYWTVPASIIRKDLIPKMQQDPNYLSDNHIRIFNSAGQEVQASQINWHSMDATNYRFREDTGVENSLGVVRININNPYGVYMHDTPTKGIFGDDDRFVSSGCMRVQDVRDYVAWLLKDNPGWGRDQIDEVIRSGQRVDVKLAQPVPVYWVYVTAWATPEGIVQFRKDIYKRDGFGDSIATDQAFTPGYKQPAVLPQDDQAQDE; this comes from the coding sequence CTGAGCTTGCTGTTCGCTGGATCGGCTTTTGCCGCTCCGCTCGACCCATCGGCGGACGGCCAGGCCGAGTGGGCCCAGAACTACGACACCGCGCAAAATCTTGCGGTGCAGCGGTCGACGACGCCGCTTCTGTCGCAGCAGACCTATACTGCCACCGAAGCCGCGATCGAACGTTACAAGCAGATTCAGGCACAGGGCGGCTGGGGCACCGTGCCCGGCGGGCCGGGGCTGAAGCTTGGCACCAAGGGGCAGCCAGTCGTCGCCTTGCGTAACCGTTTGATCGCCTCGGGCGACCTGACCAGCGAGGCCGGCACCTCGCCCATCTTCGACTCCTTCGTCGACGCCGGCCTGAAGCGCTTCCAGACCCGCCACGGCATTACCGCGAGCGGCGTCGTCACTGACGAGACGCTGACCGAATTGAACGTTCCGATCGATCTGCGCATCCGCCAGCTTGAGACCAACTTGGTGCGGCTGAAGGCCTTCACCGGCAATCTCGGCGCCCGTTATGTTGCCGCCAATATTCCGGCCGCCGCCGTCGAGACCGTCGAAAACGATGTGGTGCAGACCCATCATATCGCCGGTGTCGGCCGCATCGACCGCCAGTCCCCGGTGATGAACACCAAGGCGATCGACATCAACTTCAATCCCTATTGGACCGTGCCGGCTTCGATCATCCGCAAGGATCTGATCCCGAAGATGCAGCAGGATCCCAATTATCTGTCCGACAACCACATCCGGATCTTCAATTCCGCCGGTCAGGAAGTGCAGGCGAGCCAGATCAACTGGCATTCGATGGACGCCACCAATTATCGCTTCCGCGAGGATACCGGTGTCGAGAACTCGCTCGGTGTCGTGCGTATCAACATCAACAATCCTTACGGCGTCTACATGCACGACACGCCGACCAAGGGCATTTTCGGCGATGACGACCGCTTCGTTTCCTCCGGCTGCATGCGCGTGCAGGACGTGCGCGACTACGTGGCCTGGCTCCTGAAGGACAATCCGGGTTGGGGCCGCGACCAGATCGACGAAGTGATCCGCTCGGGCCAGCGCGTCGACGTGAAACTGGCGCAGCCGGTTCCCGTCTACTGGGTCTACGTCACCGCTTGGGCAACGCCGGAAGGCATCGTGCAGTTCCGCAAGGACATTTACAAGCGCGACGGCTTCGGCGATTCGATCGCCACCGACCAGGCCTTCACCCCGGGCTATAAGCAGCCGGCCGTTCTGCCGCAGGACGATCAGGCCCAGGACGAATAA
- a CDS encoding DUF4337 domain-containing protein: MDELPSEHMEHAEHAEHAVHEGNQFFITVSATIAVLAVVAAVIASFETTETGAAISDKNSAVLRQAQASDEWAYYQARSIKQKMFELAADEHPDKADDYRKQAKHYEEDNIEEKRKADELQKQRDEFLEAGERHEGRHHGLTLAETMVHVGIAVATVSIITKGQRWPWYGSILLGIAGIIWAAWTYLAHP; this comes from the coding sequence ATGGACGAGCTGCCGAGCGAACATATGGAACATGCCGAGCATGCCGAACATGCGGTGCATGAGGGCAACCAGTTTTTCATTACCGTTTCGGCCACGATCGCCGTTCTGGCCGTGGTCGCGGCCGTGATTGCGAGCTTCGAGACGACGGAAACCGGGGCGGCGATTTCCGACAAGAACTCGGCCGTCCTGCGCCAGGCGCAGGCAAGCGACGAATGGGCCTATTACCAGGCGCGCAGCATCAAGCAGAAAATGTTCGAACTCGCCGCCGACGAGCATCCGGACAAAGCGGATGACTATCGCAAGCAAGCCAAACATTACGAAGAGGACAATATCGAGGAGAAGCGGAAGGCCGACGAGCTCCAAAAGCAGCGCGACGAATTTCTCGAAGCCGGCGAGCGGCATGAAGGCCGCCACCACGGCCTAACCTTGGCCGAAACCATGGTGCATGTGGGCATTGCCGTCGCGACCGTGTCCATCATCACCAAGGGTCAGCGCTGGCCCTGGTACGGCTCGATCCTGCTTGGCATCGCCGGTATCATCTGGGCGGCCTGGACCTATCTGGCCCACCCATAA
- a CDS encoding amino acid ABC transporter substrate-binding protein: protein MKRILTTLAVVAAALGGLAASAHADTLDTVKQRGQLICGSNTGLPGFGIPDDKGNWTGLDVDFCRAVAVAIFNDPTKVKFVPLNAKDRFTALQAGEVDVLARNGTWTLTRESTLALLFAGPNYYDGQGFLVRKKLNVSSALELNGASICVQQGTTTELNLADYFRAHNMKFEPVVFTEMTEVIKAYDSGRCDALTDDSSGLAAYRLKMTNPDEHVLLPEIISKEPLAPAVRQGDDKWFNIIRWVGYAMIQAEEFGITSQNVDDMMKSDNPDIKRFLGLDGDLGKSLGLNNDWAYQIVKKVGNYGEVFEKNLGDGTPLKLKRGLNQLWTKGGLQYAPPLR, encoded by the coding sequence ATGAAACGGATTCTAACCACCTTGGCTGTGGTCGCAGCGGCGCTGGGCGGATTGGCGGCGTCGGCGCATGCCGACACGCTCGACACGGTGAAACAGCGCGGTCAACTGATCTGCGGCTCGAACACCGGCTTGCCGGGGTTCGGCATTCCCGATGACAAGGGAAACTGGACCGGGCTCGACGTCGATTTCTGCCGCGCCGTCGCGGTCGCGATCTTCAACGATCCGACCAAGGTCAAATTCGTGCCGCTCAACGCGAAGGACCGCTTTACGGCGCTTCAGGCCGGAGAAGTCGACGTGCTGGCGCGCAACGGAACCTGGACGCTCACTCGCGAGTCGACCCTTGCTTTGCTGTTTGCCGGCCCGAATTATTATGACGGCCAGGGCTTCTTGGTGCGCAAGAAGCTGAACGTGTCGTCGGCGCTGGAATTGAACGGCGCTTCGATCTGCGTGCAGCAGGGCACGACGACCGAACTCAACCTTGCCGACTATTTCCGCGCGCATAACATGAAGTTCGAGCCGGTCGTGTTCACCGAAATGACCGAGGTGATCAAGGCCTATGATTCCGGGCGCTGCGACGCGTTGACCGACGATTCGTCCGGCCTTGCCGCCTATCGCCTGAAAATGACCAACCCCGACGAACATGTGCTGCTGCCCGAGATTATCTCGAAAGAGCCCCTGGCGCCGGCGGTTCGCCAAGGCGACGACAAATGGTTCAACATCATTCGCTGGGTCGGCTATGCCATGATCCAGGCGGAGGAATTCGGCATCACGTCGCAGAACGTCGACGACATGATGAAATCGGACAACCCGGACATCAAGCGCTTCCTCGGGCTTGACGGCGATCTTGGCAAGTCGCTCGGCCTCAACAACGACTGGGCCTATCAGATCGTGAAGAAGGTGGGCAATTACGGCGAAGTCTTTGAGAAGAATCTGGGCGACGGCACGCCGCTCAAGCTCAAGCGCGGCCTCAACCAATTGTGGACCAAGGGCGGATTGCAATACGCGCCGCCGCTGCGCTGA
- a CDS encoding amino acid ABC transporter permease, whose product MSQHISDERPRVSPLNNPRVRSYAFQAAVILALGFVGYEIVENTRQHMAEHNMVGGFDFLSRRAGFKISQALIAYSEDSSYGRAYVTGLLNTLLVAGLGIPLATMLGFMVGIARLSKNYVVSQLATIYVEAIRNTPLLLQLFFWYFAIINFLPNPRQSHAILGAFFTQRGLFLPAPVYGDGANFVGAALLIAIGATVAFRLWAGKRQRETGAQYPKNVVTLALLVVLPGLAYFAAGQPISLDYPQLKGFNLAGGMTILPELLALLAGLVIYTGSYIAEIVRAGILAIPKGQTEASFALGLRPQTAMKLVIIPQALRVIIPPLISQFLNLTKNSTLAVAIGYPDLTSVWAGTALNQTGQALETILMTMLTYLAVSLLTSMVMNWYNSRKRLVER is encoded by the coding sequence ATGTCACAACACATTTCCGACGAGCGCCCGCGCGTCTCGCCGCTCAACAATCCGAGGGTGCGTTCTTACGCCTTTCAGGCGGCGGTCATTCTCGCTCTCGGATTTGTTGGTTATGAGATCGTCGAAAATACCCGCCAGCACATGGCGGAGCACAACATGGTCGGCGGGTTCGATTTCCTGAGCCGCCGTGCCGGGTTCAAGATCAGTCAGGCGCTGATTGCCTATTCGGAAGATTCCTCCTACGGCCGCGCCTATGTGACGGGCTTGCTCAACACCTTGCTGGTGGCGGGACTGGGGATTCCGTTAGCGACTATGCTTGGCTTCATGGTGGGCATCGCCCGGCTGTCGAAGAATTACGTCGTGTCGCAACTGGCGACGATCTATGTCGAAGCGATCCGCAACACGCCCCTGCTGCTGCAATTGTTTTTCTGGTATTTCGCGATCATCAACTTCCTGCCCAATCCGCGCCAGTCGCATGCGATCCTGGGGGCGTTCTTCACCCAGCGCGGCCTGTTCCTGCCCGCACCCGTTTATGGCGATGGCGCGAATTTCGTCGGCGCGGCGCTGCTCATCGCGATCGGCGCGACCGTCGCCTTTCGCCTCTGGGCCGGCAAGCGGCAGCGCGAGACGGGTGCGCAATATCCCAAGAATGTGGTGACGCTCGCGCTTCTCGTCGTTCTGCCCGGCTTGGCCTATTTTGCCGCCGGTCAGCCGATCTCGCTCGATTATCCGCAACTCAAGGGCTTCAATCTTGCCGGCGGCATGACGATTTTACCGGAGCTTCTCGCGCTTCTGGCCGGCCTCGTGATTTATACGGGCTCCTATATCGCCGAGATCGTGCGCGCCGGCATTCTCGCCATTCCCAAAGGCCAAACCGAGGCGTCCTTTGCGCTTGGCCTGCGCCCGCAGACGGCGATGAAACTGGTGATCATCCCGCAAGCGCTGCGCGTCATCATTCCGCCGCTGATCAGCCAGTTCTTGAATCTCACCAAGAATTCGACGCTCGCCGTCGCGATCGGCTATCCGGATTTGACCAGCGTTTGGGCCGGCACGGCGCTCAATCAGACGGGCCAAGCGCTGGAGACGATTCTGATGACCATGCTGACCTATCTCGCCGTGTCGCTGCTGACCTCGATGGTGATGAACTGGTACAACAGCCGCAAGCGGCTGGTCGAGCGATGA
- a CDS encoding amino acid ABC transporter permease, protein MTDAQHTIGFVMAQPAEPAPPPFRTSGPIGWMRENLFSSIGSTLLTIVGCVFVFWALKALIGFLLLDASFTGDDKTCRAAIEGACWPFITASLRYFTYARYPFEEQWRVDLWLVLGAVLIVWLLWPKAPRKGMAAILFFILFPLATKLLLSGSLLGFTFGLNEIDTSFWGGIFVTFLMAVAGIVFSLPFGILLALGRRSQMPIVKLFSVIFIEFFRGVPFITVLFMANRMLPIFVPDSLTPDTLVRPMIAFCIFSSAYMAEIVRGGLQAIPKGQFEGAMALGIGYWRMMYLIVLPQALTIVIPGIVGTFIGMFKDTTLIQTVGISDFFFALQTRQKDPTWSSPNITTTGYVFAAIFYFIFCFGMSRYARYTERKLSLSRKH, encoded by the coding sequence ATGACGGACGCTCAGCACACGATTGGTTTTGTCATGGCGCAACCGGCCGAGCCGGCGCCGCCGCCGTTTCGCACGAGCGGTCCGATCGGCTGGATGCGCGAAAACTTGTTTTCGAGTATCGGCTCGACGCTTCTGACGATCGTCGGCTGCGTCTTCGTCTTCTGGGCGCTCAAGGCGCTGATCGGCTTTCTCTTGCTCGACGCGAGCTTTACCGGCGACGATAAAACCTGCCGCGCCGCGATCGAGGGCGCGTGCTGGCCGTTCATCACCGCGAGCCTGCGCTATTTCACCTATGCGAGATATCCGTTCGAGGAGCAATGGCGCGTCGATCTGTGGCTGGTGCTGGGGGCCGTGCTGATTGTGTGGCTGCTGTGGCCCAAGGCGCCGCGCAAGGGCATGGCCGCGATCCTGTTTTTCATTCTGTTTCCGCTCGCGACAAAGCTGCTGCTCTCGGGTTCGCTGCTAGGCTTTACTTTCGGCCTGAATGAAATCGACACGAGCTTCTGGGGCGGTATTTTCGTCACCTTCCTGATGGCGGTCGCCGGCATCGTGTTCTCCTTGCCGTTTGGCATCCTCTTGGCGTTGGGACGGCGGTCGCAAATGCCGATCGTGAAACTGTTTTCGGTGATCTTCATCGAATTCTTCCGCGGCGTGCCGTTCATCACCGTCTTGTTCATGGCCAACCGGATGCTGCCCATTTTCGTGCCCGACAGCTTGACGCCGGATACGTTGGTGCGGCCGATGATCGCGTTCTGTATCTTCTCGTCCGCTTACATGGCCGAGATCGTGCGCGGCGGGCTTCAGGCCATTCCCAAGGGACAGTTCGAAGGCGCGATGGCGCTTGGCATCGGCTATTGGCGGATGATGTATCTCATCGTTCTGCCGCAGGCCCTCACCATCGTCATCCCAGGCATCGTCGGCACGTTCATCGGCATGTTCAAGGATACGACGCTTATTCAAACCGTCGGCATCAGCGACTTTTTCTTTGCGCTGCAAACCCGTCAAAAAGATCCCACTTGGTCGAGCCCGAATATTACGACGACCGGCTATGTCTTTGCGGCGATCTTCTATTTCATCTTCTGCTTCGGCATGTCACGCTATGCGCGTTATACGGAACGCAAATTGAGCCTGAGCCGGAAGCATTGA